A genomic window from Lycium barbarum isolate Lr01 chromosome 4, ASM1917538v2, whole genome shotgun sequence includes:
- the LOC132635645 gene encoding peroxisomal fatty acid beta-oxidation multifunctional protein AIM1-like: protein MAKKASINMEIGNDGVALITMLNPPVNALTLSAIEELKRCYQEAIDSDNVKAIVLSGADGRFCGGLDISVVENVHKHGDISLLPDASVGLVVSKIENGKKPSVAAIQGFALGGGLELAMGCSARIATPKSDLGLPELRLGVIPGCGGTQRLPRLVGTSTAVDMLMSSKTITSEQGKELGLIDAIVSSEELLTVARCWALDIVEGRQPNCNSLQKTDKLGPQDESLELLKSAKQRYAVPHYRACLDVIEEGIISGGYSGVLKEDKVFKELVLSNTAKGLLHVFLAERATSKVPGVTDTGLKPRRIEKVAVVGGGLMGSGIATALIMSNISVVLKEINHEYLLKAVKSVEANLQGFVTRGKLNQDKMKRTLSLLKGTLDYEDLKDVDMVIEAVNENVALKQSIFEDIEKNCTSECIFASNTSTISLDVIGKRTSSQDRILGIHLFSPAHLMPLVEIVRTESTSPQVIVDVIKFTKILKKVPIIVKNCTGFAVNRSFFPYMQGPDLLANLGVDIFRIDRVITEFGMRLGPFQLQDLTGYGIFLAGVKEFVAAFPDRAFQSPLVQLMVDNGREGKKNGKGYYTYNKGSKPEADNSVMQIVEKSMRLANIAPGGKPISLTDEEILEMIFFPVVNEACRVIEEGIVVRASDIDIASVHGFKFPSETGGVMFWADSIGSEYIYSKLKGWYEAYGDFFKPSTFLEQRAAKGLPLGGSC, encoded by the exons ATGGCAAAGAAGGCTTCAATCAACATGGAAATTGGGAATGATGGCGTGGCACTTATCACTATGCTTAATCCACCTGTTAATGCTTTAACTCTCTCAG caattgAGGAGTTGAAGAGATGCTATCAAGAGGCTATTGATAGCGATAATGTAAAGGCCATTGTTCTTTCTG GTGCGGATGGTAGATTTTGTGGTGGTTTGGACATCAGTGTTGTGGAGAATGTTCATAAGCATG GAGACATATCACTTTTACCAGATGCATCAGTTGGACTAGTGGTTAGCAAAATCGAAA ATGGGAAGAAGCCTTCTGTTGCTGCAATTCAAGGATTTGCCCTTGGAGGTGGCTTGGAGTTGGCTATG GGGTGCAGTGCTCGAATTGCCACACCAAAATCTGATCTTGGTTTACCTGAGCTGAGGCTTGGAGTTATTCCTGGATGTGGAGGTACCCAAAGGCTTCCAAGGTTAGTTGGGACCTCAACGGCTGTTGACATGTTGATG TCATCCAAGACCATAACTTCTGAACAAGGAAAGGAGTTGGGTCTTATTGATGCAATTGTCTCTTCTGAAGAGCTTTTGACAGTTGCTCGGTGTTGGGCACTCGACATTGTTGAAGGCCGCCAGCCAAATTGCAATTCTCTTCAAAAGACAGATAAACTTGGACCTCAGGATGAATCACTCGAGCTACTGAAAAGTGCTAAACAACGTTACGCAGTGCCTCATTACAGAGCCTGTCTTGATGTGATCGAAGAAGGCATCATATCTGGAGGATATTCTGGTGTTCTTAAG GAGGATAAAGTATTTAAAGAGCTAGTGCTGTCAAATACTGCAAAAGGTCTTCTTCATGTATTTCTGGCTGAACGTGCAACATCAAAG GTACCAGGTGTTACTGATACTGGGCTTAAGCCTCGGAGAATAGAAAAAGTTGCTGTTGTTGGTGGTGGTTTAATGGGATCTGGCATTGCTACAGCTCTCATTATGAGCAACATCAGTGTCGTACTTAAAGAAATTAACCATGAATATCTATTGAAAGCGGTGAAATCGGTAGAAG CAAATCTACAAGGCTTTGTAACAAGAGGAAAGCTGAATCAGGATAAGATGAAAAGGACTTTGTCTCTTCTTAAAGGCACTTTAGACTATGAGGACTTAAAAGATGTCGACATGGTTATTGAG GCTGTTAATGAAAATGTGGCGCTGAAACAATCAATATTTGAAGATATTGAGAAAAATTGTACTTCAGAGTGCATTTTTGCATCAAACACATCTACAATTAGTCTTGATGTGATTGGGAAAAGAACAAGTAGTCAAGATCGGATTTTGGGGATACATTTATTCAG TCCGGCACATTTGATGCCTCTGGTGGAAATCGTGAGGACGGAAAGTACTTCTCCACAAGTAATTGTTGATGTGATAAAATTTACtaagattttgaagaaagtccCCATCATAGTGAAAAATTGTACTGGTTTTGCTGTCAACCGGAGCTTCTTCCCTTACATGCAAGGACCAGACTTGTTGGCAAATTTAGGTGTTGATATCTTCAGAATTGACCGGGTGATCACTGAGTTTGGCATGCGGCTTGGTCCTTTTCA GCTTCAGGATCTTACTGGCTATGGTATATTTTTGGCTGGTGTAAAAGAGTTTGTTGCTGCTTTTCCAGACCGCGCTTTTCAGTCGCCCTTGGTTCAATTAATGGTAGACAATGGACGGGAAG GTAAGAAGAATGGTAAAGGATATTACACGTACAATAAAGGAAGCAAGCCAGAAGCTGATAATTCAGTGATGCAAATTGTTGAGAAGTCCATGCGACTTGCCAATATTGCTCCTGGTGGAAAG CCAATATCTTTGACGGATGAAGAAATTCTAGAAATGATATTctttccggtggtgaatgaggcTTGTAGAGTTATTGAGGAAGGAATAGTTGTCAGAGCATCTGATATTGATATTGCATCTGTCCATGGGTTTAAATTTCCCTCAGAAAC TGGAGGTGTCATGTTTTGGGCTGATTCCATTGGATCTGAGTACATATACTCGAAGCTAAAAGGTTGGTATGAGGCCTATGGTGATTTCTTTAAGCCATCAACATTCTTGGAGCAGAGAGCCGCAAAGGGTTTGCCCTTG GGAGGATCGTGTTGA